The region ACAGGAACGGACGTTAAGAACATGAGGTAAGCTTCTCCCATTTGCTCTTTACCATCGCACCAAAGAAAGAAGGCATCCTGGACCCCAGTCCAGTAGCATACACAAAGGAAAAGTAAGCAGGCAGTAGCAGAACATCGTGGCCTTGAGCCGCCGCGGAGAGGGGGTGACTCTGATGACTCCCCCGGGGAATCTTGATAAACTAGCAGTCTACCAAAAATCAAGTCAGTGCACTGGGGAAAGCGAGAAGAGTGCCCAACTGCAAACCAATTACCTACCGACGGCACGACAACTGCTCTGTGCCAGTGCCCAAGCAGCGCGCCCTCCGCCTTCTCCCAGGATTTTGAGGGATCCCGGACTACTGCTCCGGATCCGGAAGAGTTAGTCAGGAAGAACCTCCTGGTAAAGTCCCACCGGCGGAGAAGGTCAACAGGAAAAACTGTCACTTGGTTGTCTCATTGGATGTTCATCGCTACAACCTTCAGACTATTTATGTAGAATCTGCCAAGCTGATTTCTGAAAACATCTTGTCTGGTCCAATCCTCTCCCCAACTAAAGAACGCCCAACAGCCTCTGGTCCCGGTCCCGGCTAACCTGTTCGCTAGCCTTTGTGAATCTTAACTGTTTCATTCTGAAGATGCCCTtgttaaagtaataaaaatctcCAGATGACTGGCCCGGTCTTCGTCTCTCGGTTCATGTCCTATCCTTCCCTGACAACCCCCACaacccgccacacacacacacacacacacacacacacacacacacacacacacacacctttccccTGCACACCCCTAACCTCCTCTGGGATTGTTTTTGAAGGCTATATATTGCTCCCGTttgaaacaaaacgaaacagaTTTTTGTAGACTTAGGGTGTGAAAACAAAGTGTGGACAGACTTTCAGAGTCCTTGGTGTGTTTCATCTAAGTAGCTTTAAGCTAGTCGTATTTGCAGGAGGCATTGGAGTCTGAAAAAGGGACAACTACTAGTATGGAGAAGGACAGTGGAGGTAGAACTGTGAGGGAGACGTGGTGGTTGAGGTAATGGTTTTGTGAAATTTACAATCTGCTCTACTGAATGTAATCAGAATctgagtgagttttttttttctattttgataatGTCGATATTGCAGATAGTAAGTAACGATCAACTcttctttctgtgtatatgtctaaGAAATATATCTGATTTGTATGTAAATACCTCCAGGAATTTACCTACAATTTACCTACCTAATGTTGACTCTGCTTGTAGTCCCTTTCGAGCACCACTTACTTTGCTCTGGTCCTAGAACTGTGTGATCCAGTACTGGTACTGACTCCTGTCAACAGATCGCATTGAAAAGTTTCCTATGTTCAGTCCTCATTTCATCTTTAAAGTCTTTTCCCTGCATGTGTTGATTTCTAATGTATATCTTTCGGTCTTAGTCCTTGATTCCATTCCATGGAAATAAAAGTATGCTGTAAATTCTCCTGTAAGATTGTCTTGAAAGTTAGGCTTCCTCTttactgtaaatataaaattattttccttataaaaGTAAACTATTGCATCATCTTGAAATTATTGAGCAGATTATAAATTCTGAATAATTTGATACGATCattgtgtgaatttttttttgttttttataacttttctttttaaaaaaaaaaacaaaacaaaacacggcAGTCACTTTATTCTTAAGTTTGTACTTTACAAAACCTCAAGGAAGAAGTCCTTGAGGGAGAGGTGTGGAGATGGTACgagggaaaggggacaaggaACAAGCCTGCTCGTCTGCGTCATCAGGCAGATGCTAAGTCCAGGCAAGCGCAGTAAGGCCTTGCATACTGGCTGCACAAAGCTCGGCTGAGTGGCCTGAGAGTGTTTCAGCCCTGAGACTGTTGTCATTTGATAGGCAGCCTCTGGCCAAGGCTTCAGAGGAAGTGGACTTCTGCAGCCAGGAAGATGGCCAGCAGCAGGTAAGGCTACCCATCTAGGAGCTTTAGGATCCTCTCCCGCTCCTTCAGGGTCTTCCAGGCCTagtccttttccttctttgtgggGGTGCGCTTCTTCTGCCACGCAGCCATGATCTTGCGGAAGGCATCCATGACCTCATTGTCTGCCATGCGGACTcgctgcctcagctcctgccggCTCACCTCCTTCTTTGCCAACCTCAGCAGGTCGTGCTTCTTGGTGCGGTTGTGTGCACTGAGCGCCTTCAGCTCAGCCTGCCGTCTGCTCAGCTCAGCGAGGACCTCATCCTCTGAGTCCTCAGCAGGCCGGTCCTCGGACTCCAGTAGGCCCTGGGCAATCAGTTCCTCCTTGATGCGGCTCTCCAAGGACTTTGTATGTGGCACACTGAAAGGTTTGTTCTGATTGCGGGGTGAGGGGGGTGTCGCTCCATCAGCCCCTGATTCTTTCCCAGACATGTCAGGAATTGGAGAGTCCTCCATAgaggaaataatatttttctccaCGAGGGCCTGCAGCAGGTGCTGTGTCAGGGCACCAAAGGGACAGCTGTCTTCTGGCTGTTCATGCTGGTCCTCAGACTTCTTCAGCAGGGCATCCACATCTTTTGTGTCCAGTTCTGTCAGCGGTTCTATgaggcctttcttcttgttagcCACAGCTGCTGCTCGAGTCCCATCTTTCTGCTCCTCCAGCAGATCCTCCTGGGACCAGCGTTGGGAGTAATGTTTCCCTAGTGGGGGAATCTTTAATGTTCAGCTTCATCTTTAGGGGGCTTCAGGAGCTCCTCTAGTGTTCGTACCTCCTCACTAGTGATGTTGGCACAATAGGGCTCCACAGAGGCCCAGAACCTGTTGGGAGCATCGTTCTTGGGGATCCGAGGCACATCGATTGGGTCATCAGTAAATTCATATTTCTGGATCTTGGGTTGAACATTTTTGGATTTGGGTAGTCCTGGGCCAGGGTTTGGCCCATGTCCTGTCTTTCCTTCCGGTTTCTGCTTCTTGTGCTTCCCATGTTTTGGGGGGGTACCAAGCTCATGGTCTCAACCAAGCTTCAGAAATCACCTGTCACCTTTCTTATCCTGCCAGTCAGGAAGGATCTGGGTTTCAGCTTCCAGTACACGCAGTCCCCTGCTTGCAGAGGACAGCAGGGTCTCAAGCTCCAGCTGCAGGGTGTCCAGCTACTCGATGCCAATGCCATCATCCTCGGAGTGGGCCAGCACTGCCGTGTACCTGGGACAGACCTTCAGGTGGTCCACAGACTTGAAGTCATGAAACTGCAATGGGCAGTCCTTCAATTCACTTATGGCCCAGGAGATGGGACCCTCCCTGGAATGTTCTGAGGATTAAGAAGTGAAGCTCATCAAGTGCCTAGCTCAGTGCCTGGCACAGAAGTGGGCGATTGTGTGAATTTAAATGCAggacaaaaacatttattttgcccCTCTCGTACACGAGGCACTTGTGTCCTGCTTTCCAGCGCCTGCAGTGAAGATGTCCCACCCATCCCCAGCAGCAAGCCCTCCAATTCCAAGAACCCGCGAGTCTTCTTTGACGTGGACATCGGCGGGGAGCGAGTTGGACGAATTGTTTTAGAATTGTTTGCAGATATTGTTCCTAAAACTGCAGAAAATTTTCGTGCATTGTGTACAGGAGAAAAGGGCACTGGACCGACAACTGGGAAACCTCTGCATTTTAAAGGATGCCCTTTCCACCGAATTATTAAGAAATTTATGATTCAGGGTGGAGACTTCTCAAATCAGAATGGGACAGGTGGAGAAAGTATTTATGgtgaaaaatttgaagatgagaaTTTTCATTATAAGCATGATCGGGAGGGTTTGCTGAGCATGGCAAATGCAGGCCCCAATACAAATGGTTCTCAGTTCTTTATCACAACAGTTCCAACTCCTCATTTGGATGGGAAACATGTGGTATTTGGTCAAGTAATAAAAGGACTAGGTGTGGCAAGGATGCTTGAAAATGTAGAAGTGAATGGTGAAAAACCTGCCAAACTCTGTGTTATTGCAGAATGTGGAGAATTGAAGGAAGGGGATGACTGGGGAATATTCCCCAAAGATGGCTCTGGGGACTGTCATCCAGATTTCCCTGAGGATGCAGACATAGACTTAAAGGAtgtagataaaattttattaatatctgaAGACTTAAAAAACATTGGAAATACTTTTTTCAAGTCTCAAAACTGGGAGATGGCTATTAAAAAATATGCAAAGGTTTTAAGGTACGTGGATAGTTCAAAGGCTGTTATTGAGAAAGCAGATGTATCCAGACTGCAACCCATAGCCTTAAGTTGTGTGCTGAATATTGGTGCTTGTAAATTGAAGATGTCAAATTGGCAGGGGGCAATTGACAGTTGCTTGGAGGCTCTTGAAATGGACCCTTCAAACA is a window of Rattus rattus isolate New Zealand chromosome 14, Rrattus_CSIRO_v1, whole genome shotgun sequence DNA encoding:
- the LOC116883777 gene encoding peptidyl-prolyl cis-trans isomerase D-like, producing MIQGGDFSNQNGTGGESIYGEKFEDENFHYKHDREGLLSMANAGPNTNGSQFFITTVPTPHLDGKHVVFGQVIKGLGVARMLENVEVNGEKPAKLCVIAECGELKEGDDWGIFPKDGSGDCHPDFPEDADIDLKDVDKILLISEDLKNIGNTFFKSQNWEMAIKKYAKVLRYVDSSKAVIEKADVSRLQPIALSCVLNIGACKLKMSNWQGAIDSCLEALEMDPSNTKALYRKAQGWQGLKEYDQALADLKKAQEIAPGDKAIQAELLKVKQMIKAQKDKEKAVYAKMFA